In Serinus canaria isolate serCan28SL12 chromosome 5, serCan2020, whole genome shotgun sequence, the following proteins share a genomic window:
- the APIP gene encoding methylthioribulose-1-phosphate dehydratase, translating to MPSAPQAPARPPKEAPEQGPHSGRAMAAAGGDAAQDGLHPRNLIPELCRLFYGLGWVTGTGGGISLKHGDEIYIAPSGVQKERIQPEDMFVCDMNEQDISGPPLHKKLKKSQCTPLFMNAYTMRGAGAVIHTHSKAAVMATLLYPGSEFSITHQEMIKGIQKCTSGGYYRYDDTLVVPIIENTPEEKDLKERMARAMEKYPDSCAVLVRRHGVYVWGETWEKAKTMCECYDYLFDIAVQMKQHGLDPSKHPAGENGIL from the exons ATGCCCAGCGCTCCGCAGGCGCCCGCGCGGCCGCCCAAAGAAGCCCCCGAGCAAGGACCCCACTCTGGCCGCGCCATGGCGGCCGCCGGCGGGGACGCGGCGCAG gatGGGTTACATCCAAGGAATCTTATCCCTGAGCTTTGTAGACTTTTTTATGGTTTAGGTTGGGTAACGGGAACTGGTGGAGGAATCAGCTTGAAGCATGG AGATGAAATCTACATCGCTCCTTCAGGAGTCCAAAAGGAAAGAATACAG CCAGAAGATATGTTTGTTTGTGACATGAATGAACAGGACATCAGTGGTCCTCCACTGCACAAGAAACTAAAGAAAAGCCAGTGCACACCTCTTTTTATGAATGCCTACACTATGAGAG GGGCAGGCGCAGTGATCCATACACATTCCAAGGCTGCTGTTATGGCTACCCTTCTTTACCCAGGGAGTGAGTTCTCTATTACCCATCAGGAGATGATAAAAGGAATCCAGAAGTGTACTTCAGGAGGCTATTACAG atatgATGATACACTAGTGGTTCCTATTATTGAGAATACACCAGAAGAGAAGGATCTCAAGGAGAGAATGGCACGTGCAATGGAAAAATACCCAGACTCTTGTGCTGTCCTGGTCAGACGTCACGGTGTTTATGTATGGGGAGAGACATgggaaaaagccaaaaccat GTGTGAATGTTATGACTACTTGTTTGATATCGCAGTGCAGATGAAGCAGCACGGGCTAGATCCTTCAAAACATCCAGCAGGAGAAAATGGGATCTTGTAA